Proteins from a genomic interval of Bacteroidota bacterium:
- a CDS encoding helix-turn-helix transcriptional regulator: MKQCESIHMVVNLIEKQRKSKFPNKQDFAYHLNMQPSRYSRFMKGKAAPTMPEFLQMCKELGLDEGLVLKNAREGRVKKYLWTMPIPPQNDSGLFA; this comes from the coding sequence ATGAAGCAGTGTGAATCCATACACATGGTAGTGAACCTGATTGAGAAGCAGCGGAAGTCTAAATTCCCCAATAAACAGGACTTTGCTTATCACCTCAACATGCAGCCAAGCCGGTACAGCAGATTTATGAAAGGCAAAGCCGCGCCCACCATGCCGGAATTTCTGCAAATGTGTAAGGAGTTGGGGCTAGATGAAGGTTTGGTATTGAAAAATGCGCGGGAGGGAAGAGTGAAAAAATATTTATGGACTATGCCGATACCTCCTCAAAATGATTCTGGCCTTTTTGCATAA
- a CDS encoding DUF167 domain-containing protein has product MLLRIKAKPNSKKDEIIREADGTLKVKIKAPPVEGKANEYLMKYLAGVLSLPKSKINLDEGRNQCF; this is encoded by the coding sequence ATGCTTCTCCGAATCAAAGCCAAGCCCAATAGCAAGAAAGATGAAATCATCCGCGAAGCAGACGGCACGCTCAAAGTCAAAATAAAAGCTCCACCGGTAGAAGGCAAAGCGAATGAATATCTGATGAAATACCTTGCTGGAGTGCTGAGTCTGCCAAAATCAAAAATCAACCTTGATGAAGGGCGAAACCAATGCTTTTAA
- a CDS encoding RecX family transcriptional regulator, whose translation MFDRTIYDKLTSYCAYQERCAADVRGKLFKLKTDKEDFGSYIERLTEENFLNEERYVKSFIEAHAKKKWGKTKMKSALLQKQMNSGLIKKYLDEIVEEDYTEHIKLLAEKKLRSIKSSSKAETKTKLMRHLLNKGYEMQKISGVLKELKL comes from the coding sequence ATGTTTGACCGGACCATTTATGACAAGCTCACTTCCTATTGTGCCTATCAGGAGAGATGTGCGGCGGATGTCCGGGGCAAGTTGTTCAAGCTAAAAACCGATAAAGAAGATTTTGGTTCTTACATAGAGCGCCTGACAGAAGAAAACTTTCTGAATGAAGAGCGCTACGTAAAATCATTTATCGAAGCTCATGCAAAAAAGAAGTGGGGCAAAACAAAAATGAAAAGTGCGCTGTTGCAAAAACAGATGAATTCAGGGCTTATCAAAAAATATCTGGACGAGATAGTAGAAGAGGATTATACTGAGCATATTAAACTGCTTGCCGAAAAAAAACTAAGGAGCATCAAATCATCTTCCAAAGCTGAAACAAAAACCAAGTTGATGCGCCACTTGCTCAACAAGGGTTATGAAATGCAGAAAATTTCCGGGGTGCTGAAAGAGCTAAAACTTTGA
- a CDS encoding SDR family oxidoreductase has product MNKKIVITGATKGIGRAVAEKFAQENFDLALCARNGADLEQLKAEIGKQRGESGEQKSAVFIQPCDVSKKEDLRNFSDRVTKQFGAVDIIVNNAGIFLPGQVYKEEEGVLEQLMATNLYSAYHLSRWLLPEMIKRKRGHIFTMCSVASIGAYPNGGSYSISKFAMLGLTKALREELKPFNIKVTAIISGAVYTDSWKGSGLPESRFMKAEDIGKVIWDTFHLSDSAVVEEIVLRPMLGDI; this is encoded by the coding sequence GTGAATAAGAAAATTGTCATTACCGGAGCAACTAAAGGAATAGGCAGGGCGGTTGCCGAAAAATTTGCCCAAGAAAATTTTGACCTAGCTCTTTGTGCCAGAAATGGAGCGGATTTAGAGCAACTGAAAGCGGAGATTGGAAAACAGAGAGGGGAGAGCGGAGAGCAGAAATCAGCGGTTTTTATCCAGCCTTGTGATGTCAGCAAGAAAGAGGATCTGAGAAATTTTTCAGATAGGGTGACGAAGCAATTTGGTGCGGTGGATATTATCGTCAATAATGCGGGAATCTTTCTGCCCGGGCAGGTCTATAAAGAGGAAGAAGGGGTATTGGAGCAACTGATGGCCACCAACCTTTATAGCGCCTATCATCTTTCTCGCTGGCTCTTGCCGGAGATGATTAAGAGAAAGCGCGGACATATCTTCACCATGTGTTCGGTAGCAAGCATCGGAGCCTATCCCAACGGAGGTTCTTACAGCATTTCAAAATTTGCGATGTTGGGGCTGACCAAAGCGCTGCGAGAGGAACTGAAGCCATTCAATATTAAGGTGACCGCTATTATCTCCGGTGCGGTCTATACCGACTCCTGGAAGGGAAGTGGGCTGCCCGAATCGCGATTTATGAAAGCAGAAGATATAGGAAAAGTGATTTGGGATACTTTTCATCTTTCCGACAGCGCTGTGGTGGAAGAAATAGTCTTGCGACCTATGCTGGGAGATATTTGA
- a CDS encoding ABC transporter permease, producing MIKVFEDFGRYLILMRQCFSLPEKSSMYWKEVFRQATDIGVGSLSIIAIIATFLGAVTAVQFSYQLRSISLIPMWWMGSILRKSMIMELAPTISALLLAGKVGSNIASELGSMRISEQIDAYEIMGVNTPAYLIGPKILAAIFVIPMLVVIAVFLGIIGGYLGGVLGGYFTLTEYKRGLQDAFVMKDVNIMLVKSIIFAFIISSISCFKGFTVSGGAIEIGKASTQAVVLSSIVIIVANFLIALLLL from the coding sequence ATGATAAAAGTTTTTGAAGATTTTGGGCGCTATCTCATTTTGATGAGGCAATGTTTTTCCTTGCCGGAAAAATCGTCCATGTACTGGAAAGAAGTATTCCGTCAAGCGACGGATATAGGCGTAGGTTCTTTGAGCATTATTGCCATTATCGCAACATTCTTGGGCGCAGTAACAGCCGTTCAGTTCTCATACCAACTGCGGAGTATCAGTTTAATTCCAATGTGGTGGATGGGATCTATCCTTCGGAAATCTATGATTATGGAGCTGGCACCGACTATTTCAGCCCTACTTTTGGCGGGCAAAGTGGGTTCAAACATTGCTTCGGAATTGGGCAGTATGAGAATCTCTGAACAAATTGATGCCTATGAAATTATGGGCGTAAATACACCGGCCTACTTAATCGGGCCTAAGATTCTCGCTGCTATTTTTGTCATTCCTATGTTGGTAGTGATCGCTGTATTTCTGGGCATTATAGGTGGTTATCTGGGTGGCGTGCTTGGCGGCTATTTTACACTGACAGAATATAAGCGTGGCTTACAAGATGCCTTTGTTATGAAAGACGTAAACATAATGCTGGTCAAGTCCATCATCTTCGCCTTCATCATTTCCTCTATTTCCTGTTTCAAGGGTTTTACCGTTAGCGGTGGTGCCATTGAAATTGGAAAAGCCTCTACCCAAGCGGTGGTATTGAGTAGTATCGTAATCATTGTTGCTAACTTCCTTATTGCCCTGTTGCTGTTGTGA
- a CDS encoding ATP-binding cassette domain-containing protein, with amino-acid sequence MIEIKNIKKSFGENEVIKGISAVFETGKCNLIIGKSGSGKTVLVKCMVGLYEPNEGDISYDGRNLTEMDFAMRKTIRREIGMLFQGTALFDSLTVEENIRFPLDMFTDMKPIEKRERVDFCLKRVDMWSSNHKYPAELSGGMKKRVGIARAIVMNPKYLFCDEPNSGLDPKTAIVIDQLIREITQEFNMTTIINTHDMNSVMGIGDKVFFISKGLKKWEGPNTEIMKITEGELFDFIFASDFLKDLRLNAKI; translated from the coding sequence GTGATTGAGATAAAAAACATTAAGAAGAGCTTCGGCGAAAATGAAGTAATCAAAGGAATCTCAGCGGTCTTTGAAACGGGCAAGTGCAACCTCATTATCGGCAAATCCGGTTCAGGCAAAACGGTTCTGGTCAAGTGCATGGTGGGTTTATATGAACCCAATGAAGGAGACATTTCTTATGATGGACGAAATCTGACAGAAATGGATTTTGCCATGCGCAAAACCATCCGTCGAGAAATAGGCATGCTCTTTCAGGGCACCGCTCTTTTTGATTCCCTCACGGTAGAAGAAAATATCCGGTTCCCGCTCGATATGTTTACCGACATGAAACCGATTGAAAAGAGAGAGCGCGTAGATTTTTGTCTCAAGCGCGTAGATATGTGGAGCAGTAACCATAAATATCCTGCTGAACTTTCGGGCGGCATGAAAAAACGAGTCGGTATCGCCCGGGCCATTGTGATGAATCCCAAATATCTTTTTTGTGATGAACCCAACTCCGGCTTAGACCCCAAAACAGCTATTGTAATTGATCAATTGATTCGCGAAATCACCCAAGAATTCAATATGACTACCATTATCAATACCCACGATATGAATTCAGTGATGGGTATCGGAGATAAGGTCTTCTTCATCAGCAAGGGCTTGAAAAAATGGGAAGGACCGAATACAGAGATTATGAAAATCACCGAAGGAGAATTATTTGATTTTATATTCGCCTCCGATTTTTTGAAAGATCTGCGCCTAAACGCTAAAATCTAA
- the sucD gene encoding succinate--CoA ligase subunit alpha: MSVLVNKNSKIVVQGFTGKEGTFHATQMIEYGTNVVGGVTPGKGGEKHLDKPVFNTVTDARKATGCNVSIIFVPPAFAADAIMEAAEAGVELIVCITEGIPVQDMVKVKSYLSDKKTRLVGPNCPGVITPEEVKVGIMPGFVFKKGKVGIVSKSGTLTYEAADQVVKAGLGISTAIGIGGDPIIGTTTKEAVELFMNDPETNGIIMIGEIGGNLEAEAAQWIKINGTKPVVGFIAGQTAPAGRRMGHAGAIIGGKDDTAAAKMAIMRECGITVVDSPAAIGETMAKVLKGNPAKT; the protein is encoded by the coding sequence ATGAGTGTCTTAGTCAACAAAAATTCCAAAATAGTAGTACAGGGTTTCACCGGCAAAGAAGGAACCTTTCATGCTACTCAAATGATAGAATACGGAACCAATGTAGTAGGTGGCGTAACCCCCGGCAAAGGCGGTGAAAAACATCTCGACAAGCCCGTTTTCAATACGGTGACAGATGCCCGCAAAGCTACGGGCTGCAACGTGTCCATCATTTTTGTTCCTCCGGCTTTTGCTGCCGATGCCATCATGGAGGCCGCCGAAGCAGGTGTCGAATTGATTGTTTGTATTACCGAAGGCATCCCCGTGCAGGATATGGTAAAAGTAAAATCATACCTCAGCGATAAAAAAACACGACTGGTGGGACCCAACTGTCCGGGCGTTATTACTCCCGAAGAAGTGAAAGTTGGAATCATGCCTGGCTTCGTCTTCAAAAAAGGGAAAGTAGGAATCGTTTCTAAGTCCGGAACATTAACCTATGAAGCAGCCGACCAAGTGGTAAAAGCCGGGCTGGGTATCTCCACCGCCATCGGCATTGGCGGAGATCCAATTATCGGAACCACGACAAAAGAAGCTGTAGAACTTTTCATGAACGACCCCGAAACCAATGGCATCATTATGATTGGAGAAATTGGTGGAAACCTTGAAGCCGAAGCCGCTCAATGGATAAAAATTAACGGCACCAAACCGGTAGTAGGATTCATTGCCGGACAAACCGCTCCGGCAGGAAGAAGAATGGGACACGCCGGAGCAATCATCGGAGGTAAAGACGATACCGCTGCCGCCAAAATGGCCATCATGCGTGAATGTGGGATTACCGTAGTTGACTCACCGGCTGCCATTGGTGAAACCATGGCCAAAGTGCTGAAAGGAAATCCGGCCAAAACCTAA
- a CDS encoding enoyl-CoA hydratase/isomerase family protein, with product MNKYTTLLTELSDGVFVITINREDKLNALNKAVINELDEVMNEVYSNPEIKGAIITGKGAKSFVAGADIAEFKGMNEEQGKALARRGHNVFNKIEMSGKPIIAAVNGFALGGGCELAMACHLRIASENAKFGQPEVKLGLIPGYGGTQRLTQLIGKGKALEMLMTADTIDATTAERLGLVNDVVQTVELLEICRALIVKITSMAPFAVAQVIQSVYAHFKSGIDGFDKEIEFFGQCAATNDFAEGTTAFLEKRKAAFKGN from the coding sequence ATGAATAAGTACACTACGCTCCTGACAGAACTATCTGATGGTGTTTTTGTCATCACGATTAATCGGGAAGACAAACTCAATGCCCTGAATAAAGCAGTGATTAACGAACTGGACGAGGTCATGAATGAAGTATATTCAAATCCGGAAATCAAAGGAGCCATTATCACCGGCAAGGGAGCGAAATCTTTTGTGGCCGGTGCGGACATTGCCGAATTCAAGGGGATGAACGAAGAGCAGGGAAAAGCATTGGCCAGAAGGGGTCATAATGTTTTCAATAAGATTGAAATGAGCGGTAAACCCATTATTGCCGCCGTGAATGGTTTCGCCTTAGGTGGTGGTTGCGAACTGGCTATGGCTTGTCACCTGCGTATCGCGAGTGAAAATGCCAAGTTTGGGCAGCCGGAAGTGAAATTGGGCTTGATTCCGGGATACGGGGGTACGCAACGTTTAACTCAACTGATTGGGAAAGGAAAAGCATTAGAAATGCTGATGACGGCTGACACTATTGACGCTACCACGGCTGAACGACTGGGCTTGGTAAATGATGTAGTGCAAACCGTTGAGTTGCTCGAAATCTGCCGGGCTTTGATAGTTAAGATTACCTCTATGGCTCCTTTTGCGGTGGCGCAGGTGATTCAAAGTGTTTACGCACACTTCAAGAGCGGCATTGACGGATTTGATAAAGAAATTGAGTTTTTCGGTCAGTGTGCGGCTACGAACGATTTTGCCGAAGGTACTACCGCATTTTTAGAGAAACGCAAAGCTGCTTTTAAGGGCAATTGA
- a CDS encoding cobalamin B12-binding domain-containing protein, with protein sequence MKRPIRILVAKVGLDGHDRGAKVIASSLRDAGMEVIYTGLRQTPEMVVNSALQEDVDVIGISILSGAHNTIFPKVLALMKERGMNDVLLTGGGIIPDDDMKQLRAQGCGELFPPGTPTATISGYINLWVKEHRNF encoded by the coding sequence ATGAAAAGACCTATCAGAATCTTAGTGGCAAAAGTAGGACTCGACGGTCATGACCGCGGAGCTAAAGTGATTGCTTCCTCTCTGCGTGACGCAGGCATGGAGGTGATTTATACCGGCTTGCGCCAAACTCCTGAAATGGTGGTGAACTCTGCTTTGCAGGAAGATGTGGATGTCATTGGCATCAGCATTCTTTCAGGAGCACACAATACGATTTTCCCCAAAGTGCTTGCCCTGATGAAGGAAAGAGGGATGAATGATGTGTTACTTACAGGTGGCGGCATCATTCCCGATGACGACATGAAACAACTGAGAGCTCAGGGCTGCGGTGAACTGTTTCCTCCCGGAACGCCTACTGCTACCATTTCGGGATACATCAACCTTTGGGTGAAAGAACACCGGAACTTCTGA
- a CDS encoding glutamate--tRNA ligase gives MNRKVRVRFAPSPTGPLHMGGIRTALYNYLLAKQQGGDFILRIEDTDQNRFVPGAEQYIIESLKWCGIEPNEGVGFGDGLHAPYRQSERKHLYREFADKLIASGNAYYAFDTAEDLEQMRANMQAQGVPNPSYNSVTRAYMKNSITLPHDETERRLKNGDPYVIRFMMPRNEEVKFHDEIRDWVTFNTSQLDDKVLFKSDGMPTYHLANVADDYLMEITHVIRGEEWLSSAPLHVLLYRALKIEDSMPKFAHLSLILKPDGNGKLSKRDGDRLGFPSFALNWTDPATKETSTGYRERGFFPEAFINFLSLLGWNPGGDKEMMNKEELIQLFSLEKVHKAGARFDFEKAKWFNHQYLKAKPDEELALAIKDQVITKGYPFDLEFVKEFCRLMKERATFINDLLEIGYYFFEDIKEYDTETAKKKYVQSNREKFNQIVSAIDSVPEFDVASIEKTVKEAIATIGMKAGEVMPILRLALAGTMQGPPVFDMMHLLGKERSVDRLKKSLDYFDSLQG, from the coding sequence ATGAACAGAAAAGTAAGAGTGCGTTTTGCACCCAGCCCCACCGGCCCGCTGCACATGGGCGGCATCCGCACGGCCTTGTATAATTACCTATTGGCAAAACAACAGGGCGGCGATTTTATTTTGCGGATTGAAGACACCGACCAGAACCGTTTTGTGCCCGGCGCCGAGCAGTATATTATAGAGTCCTTGAAGTGGTGCGGCATCGAGCCAAATGAAGGGGTAGGTTTTGGCGATGGTCTTCATGCGCCTTATCGCCAGAGCGAGCGCAAGCATTTGTACCGCGAGTTTGCCGACAAACTGATTGCCAGCGGCAACGCCTATTACGCTTTTGATACCGCCGAAGATTTGGAACAGATGCGCGCCAACATGCAGGCACAGGGCGTTCCGAATCCGTCCTATAATTCCGTGACGCGGGCATACATGAAAAATTCAATCACGCTGCCGCATGATGAAACAGAACGCCGCTTGAAAAACGGAGACCCTTATGTCATCCGGTTTATGATGCCGCGCAATGAAGAGGTGAAGTTTCACGATGAAATCCGCGATTGGGTGACCTTTAATACTTCACAGTTAGACGATAAAGTTTTGTTCAAAAGCGATGGCATGCCCACCTATCATTTGGCGAATGTGGCAGATGATTATTTGATGGAGATTACGCATGTGATTCGCGGGGAAGAATGGCTGAGTTCTGCGCCGCTGCATGTGCTGTTATATCGTGCTTTGAAGATTGAAGATTCGATGCCGAAGTTTGCGCATCTCTCTTTGATTTTGAAACCGGATGGAAATGGAAAACTGAGCAAGCGCGATGGCGACCGCCTAGGCTTTCCTTCTTTTGCCCTGAACTGGACCGATCCCGCAACCAAAGAAACATCCACCGGTTACCGCGAGCGCGGATTTTTTCCCGAAGCCTTTATCAATTTTCTTTCTCTGCTCGGCTGGAATCCGGGAGGAGATAAAGAAATGATGAACAAAGAAGAATTGATTCAATTGTTTTCGCTGGAGAAAGTACACAAGGCCGGTGCCCGTTTTGATTTTGAAAAAGCAAAGTGGTTCAATCATCAATATCTGAAAGCCAAACCGGATGAGGAACTGGCCTTAGCCATCAAAGATCAGGTGATTACTAAAGGCTATCCCTTCGATTTAGAATTTGTGAAAGAATTCTGCCGCCTGATGAAAGAGCGGGCCACTTTTATCAATGACCTGTTGGAAATAGGCTATTATTTTTTTGAGGACATCAAAGAATATGACACCGAAACGGCGAAAAAGAAATATGTCCAATCAAATCGCGAGAAATTTAATCAGATAGTTTCGGCTATTGATAGTGTCCCGGAATTTGATGTGGCTTCGATAGAGAAAACGGTGAAGGAGGCAATCGCAACTATTGGGATGAAGGCGGGAGAAGTGATGCCTATCCTGCGTCTTGCTTTGGCGGGAACCATGCAGGGGCCTCCGGTGTTTGATATGATGCACCTGCTGGGGAAAGAGCGCTCTGTAGATCGCTTAAAGAAGTCTCTGGACTATTTTGATTCTTTGCAGGGCTAA
- a CDS encoding polysaccharide deacetylase family protein — protein MLDALLFTKTPSLLSAVYRECLWKVKTKEKNLYLTFDDGPIPEITPFVLDELKKWNAKATFFCIGKNVAVHPELFQRIIDEGHTIGNHSYDHLNGWNYSDKEYFESIEKCSETLSANCELPTVNLFRPPYGKLKPSQYWFLKGRYKLVMWDVLSFDFDLTMAEEKVLWNVLKNAEEGSIVVFHDSLKAKSKVEFALPKVLEHFAAKGFKFEKL, from the coding sequence ATGTTAGATGCCTTGCTTTTCACCAAAACCCCATCCCTACTCAGCGCGGTGTATCGGGAGTGTTTGTGGAAAGTAAAGACGAAAGAAAAAAATCTCTACCTCACCTTTGATGATGGACCGATACCGGAAATCACTCCTTTTGTTTTAGATGAATTGAAAAAGTGGAATGCGAAAGCAACGTTCTTTTGCATCGGGAAAAATGTGGCGGTACATCCTGAATTGTTTCAGCGGATAATAGATGAAGGACATACCATCGGCAATCACAGCTACGACCATTTGAATGGCTGGAATTATTCTGATAAAGAATATTTCGAGAGTATAGAAAAATGTAGTGAAACCCTTTCTGCCAACTGCGAACTGCCAACTGTCAACTTGTTCCGTCCTCCTTATGGAAAACTAAAACCTTCACAATATTGGTTTTTGAAGGGGCGATATAAGTTGGTGATGTGGGATGTGTTGAGTTTTGATTTTGATTTAACGATGGCGGAAGAAAAAGTGTTGTGGAATGTTTTGAAGAATGCCGAAGAAGGTTCCATCGTGGTATTTCACGACAGCCTGAAAGCGAAATCAAAGGTGGAGTTTGCGCTGCCGAAAGTGTTGGAGCATTTTGCCGCCAAAGGATTTAAGTTTGAAAAATTATGA
- a CDS encoding TatD family hydrolase yields MSLIDTHCHLYLEDFDADLKTVIERAEQNGVNKIFLPAIDTGTHERLLKLCQLSAANCQLFPMMGLHPCSVKENFEEELKVVEQYLDRGKFYAIGEIGLDYYWDLSFKEQQIIAFERQIEWSVNRNLPVAIHSRNSTGDCIEIVRKFGGKAKGIFHCFGGTLEQAREIIDLGMYMGIGGVVTYKKTDLRETLLEVGLDNVVLETDAPYLTPVPHRGKRNEPAHIKLICAAIADALGRSFEEVAEITTKNALKVFQLN; encoded by the coding sequence ATGAGCCTGATTGATACCCATTGCCATTTATATCTCGAAGACTTTGATGCGGATTTGAAAACCGTAATCGAAAGAGCAGAACAAAACGGAGTTAATAAGATATTTCTCCCTGCAATAGATACAGGTACGCATGAAAGGCTATTGAAACTCTGCCAACTGTCAGCGGCTAACTGCCAACTCTTCCCCATGATGGGTTTGCATCCTTGCAGTGTGAAAGAAAATTTTGAAGAAGAATTAAAAGTAGTGGAACAATATCTCGACCGGGGAAAGTTTTATGCTATCGGCGAAATCGGTTTGGATTATTACTGGGATTTAAGTTTCAAGGAACAACAAATTATCGCTTTTGAAAGGCAGATAGAATGGTCGGTGAACAGAAACCTTCCCGTTGCGATTCATAGCCGCAACTCGACCGGAGATTGTATTGAAATCGTCCGAAAGTTTGGCGGAAAAGCCAAAGGAATTTTTCATTGTTTCGGAGGAACGCTGGAACAGGCGCGCGAAATTATTGATTTAGGAATGTACATGGGAATCGGCGGTGTGGTTACTTACAAGAAGACTGATTTAAGAGAAACACTACTTGAAGTTGGTTTGGATAATGTCGTTCTCGAAACCGATGCGCCTTACCTAACACCCGTTCCTCATCGGGGAAAACGAAATGAGCCAGCCCATATAAAACTCATTTGTGCCGCCATTGCCGATGCTCTTGGAAGGAGTTTTGAAGAGGTGGCAGAGATAACGACGAAGAATGCTTTGAAGGTTTTTCAATTGAATTGA
- a CDS encoding VIT1/CCC1 transporter family protein, which yields MAHEEKHFESPDFVKDIVIGMADGLTVPFALAAGLSGAVDSSTIIVTAGIAEIAAGSIAMGLGGYLAGKTEVDHYASEEAREYLEIEEYPEKEKAEVMEVLQEFGVTEASSRSITEEMAKDKDKWVKFMMRFELGLEKPNEKRAAQSARNIGLAYIAGGLVPLAPYFFDKDSTQALYISLGLTLIALFVFGFLKAKAIGQPPLNGAVKTTLIGALAAGAAFGLAKLIQA from the coding sequence ATGGCACACGAGGAAAAACATTTTGAAAGTCCTGATTTTGTAAAGGATATTGTCATTGGAATGGCCGATGGTCTCACCGTGCCTTTTGCCTTAGCCGCCGGACTAAGCGGGGCAGTAGATTCAAGCACTATTATTGTTACTGCGGGCATTGCAGAAATTGCGGCCGGAAGCATTGCCATGGGGTTGGGAGGATATTTGGCCGGAAAGACCGAAGTTGATCATTATGCTTCGGAAGAAGCCCGTGAATATTTAGAGATAGAAGAATATCCTGAAAAGGAAAAAGCAGAAGTGATGGAAGTGCTTCAGGAATTTGGAGTCACGGAAGCGTCCAGCCGAAGCATCACGGAGGAAATGGCCAAGGACAAAGACAAGTGGGTCAAGTTTATGATGCGGTTTGAATTAGGATTAGAAAAGCCGAACGAAAAGCGAGCAGCGCAGAGTGCTCGCAACATCGGATTGGCGTATATCGCTGGTGGGTTGGTCCCACTTGCCCCCTATTTTTTTGACAAGGATTCCACACAAGCACTTTATATATCGTTAGGGCTCACCCTGATTGCACTGTTTGTTTTCGGTTTTCTGAAAGCCAAAGCCATTGGACAGCCGCCGCTCAACGGAGCCGTTAAAACAACTTTAATCGGAGCGCTTGCCGCAGGTGCCGCATTTGGCTTGGCCAAACTTATTCAGGCTTAG
- a CDS encoding agmatinase family protein gives MSHTDFNPNNPGTADSNVFGLPYSMDEAQLILLPVPWEATVSYGAGTVKGPEAIFEASKQIDLFHPLVKEVWKKKIAMDEISTKMGKLSTESRKKVKKIIAQITAGKKIDKQLQKEVNEACSNMVDEVESRAEKLLNKGKAVAGLGGDHSTPLGLLRALSKKKKFGILHIDAHCDLRKAYEGFDFSHASIMYNAMQLKNIQSLTQVGIRDYCEEEVEYINSSKERVKVFFDRENQAHKLKGGNWDEICKKIIATLPENVFISFDIDGLTPDLCPHTGTPVPGGLSFAEASYLLEQVALKRNIISFDLNEVSPREDEWDANVGARMLFQLCCAYFISEKG, from the coding sequence ATGAGCCATACAGACTTTAATCCAAACAACCCCGGTACTGCTGACAGTAATGTATTCGGACTACCATACAGTATGGATGAAGCCCAACTTATTTTGCTTCCCGTTCCTTGGGAGGCTACGGTGTCTTATGGAGCCGGAACCGTCAAAGGGCCTGAAGCCATCTTTGAAGCATCCAAACAGATTGACTTATTCCATCCGTTAGTTAAGGAGGTATGGAAAAAGAAGATAGCAATGGATGAGATTTCTACCAAGATGGGTAAGCTAAGCACCGAATCTCGGAAGAAGGTAAAGAAGATTATTGCACAGATCACCGCGGGAAAGAAGATAGACAAGCAACTGCAAAAGGAGGTGAATGAGGCTTGCTCAAACATGGTTGATGAAGTAGAGTCGCGAGCGGAAAAACTTCTGAATAAGGGAAAAGCAGTTGCCGGATTAGGCGGCGATCACAGTACTCCGCTTGGATTGTTGCGGGCACTTTCCAAAAAGAAGAAGTTTGGAATCTTGCATATAGATGCCCATTGCGATTTGCGAAAAGCTTATGAAGGATTTGATTTTTCTCATGCTTCTATCATGTATAATGCAATGCAGTTGAAAAATATTCAATCACTAACGCAAGTAGGAATCAGAGATTATTGCGAAGAAGAAGTGGAATACATCAATTCTTCCAAAGAAAGAGTGAAAGTGTTTTTTGACCGTGAGAATCAGGCACATAAGCTGAAGGGAGGGAACTGGGATGAGATTTGCAAAAAGATTATCGCCACCCTCCCCGAAAATGTTTTCATCAGTTTCGATATTGACGGACTGACTCCTGATTTATGTCCGCATACCGGGACACCGGTTCCGGGTGGATTGAGCTTTGCGGAAGCCTCTTATTTATTAGAGCAGGTAGCCTTGAAAAGAAATATTATCAGTTTCGACCTCAATGAAGTTTCTCCCCGCGAAGATGAATGGGATGCCAACGTAGGAGCGCGTATGCTCTTTCAGCTTTGCTGTGCCTATTTTATCAGTGAAAAGGGGTAG